From Kwoniella dendrophila CBS 6074 chromosome 11, complete sequence, a single genomic window includes:
- a CDS encoding uracil phosphoribosyltransferase, whose amino-acid sequence MSSPKTTTTCLPASTHKAELPENALVLPPTRQLQSLLTIIRDEKTHRGDFVFTSDRIIRLLVEEGLNHLPVVDKKVTTPTGKVYDGVAFQGRICGVSIMRAGEAMEAGLRDCCRSVRIGKDEETYQPKLFYAKLPEDIANRYVLLLDPMLATGGSCIKAIEVLLEHGVEEEKILFLNLIASPEGIQKVCKRFPKLRIITAWVDEGLDSNSYIVPGLGDFGDR is encoded by the exons ATGTCTTCTCCAAAAACAACTACCACTTGCCTTCCAGCTTCAACCCATAAGGCCGAATTACCAGAGAATGCTCTCGTGTTACCTCCTACTAGACAATTACAAAGTTTGTTGACCATCATCAGAGATGAGAAAACACATCG AGGTGATTTCGTATT TACTTCAGACAGAATCATCAGACTTctagttgaagaag GTCTTAACCATCTCCCTGTAGTAGACAAGAAAGTCACAACACCTACAGGCAAAGTATACGACGGTGTAGCATTCCAAGGTCGAATATGTGGTGTCTCAATCATGCGAG CGGGAGAG GCAATGGAAGCTGGTCTCAGAGATTGTTGTCGATCAG TACGGATTGGGAAG GATGAAGAAACATATCAACCTAAATTATTC TATGCCAAACTCCCCGAAGACATAGCAAACCGATATGTCCTTCTCTTAGATCCTATGCTTG CTACTGGCGGATCATGTATCAAAGCCATTGAAGTATTACTTGAGCatggtgtagaagaagagaagatatTGTTCTTGAACTTG ATCGCTTCACCAGAAGGTATCCAAAAGGTCTGCAAGCGATTCCCAAAGCTTCGTATC ATAACCGCTTGGGTGGATGAGGGTCTTGATAGCAATTCATACATCGTTCCAGGATTAGGTGACTTCGGAGATAGGTGA